GCACGGTTGTCCTGCTCGCCCTGTGCGGCAAGACGACCCGCAACGGTGGCTTCAGGGCATTCGTGTCCTCGCTGCACGGGCTGCGCCTCCTACCCGCCCGCTACGCACGGCCCGCCGCCGTGGCCGTTATCGCCGGCGAGGGGGCGGTGGTGATCGTGCTGGCGCTTCCCTGGCAGGCCGCGGCGGCATGGGGCTTCTGCCTGGCCGCGGCACTGCTGGCGGTGCTCACCGCCGGTGTCGGCCTTGCGCTGCGCCGCGGGGCCCGGGCTCCGTGCCGCTGCTTCGGAGGGACGGCGAAACCGCTCGGAGGCCACCACCTGCTGCGCAACGTCCTGCTCGCCGGGCTCGCGCTGCTCGGTGCGGTGATCTCCGCCGCACCACCGCCGCCCGCGCACCCGGCGGGTACTGCCCTGGCGGCGGTGGCCGGGGTGGTGCTCGGCGGCCTGATCGCCGTCCTCGACGAGTTGATCGCCTTCTTCCGGCCCGCCGTGGCACCGCAACGACGCTGAACCTGGAGACGACATGCCCTTCCTGACCGCCGCGGTCGTACTCGTCGGCGCGCTGTGCGTGCTCGACCTCGTCCTCACCATCGGAGTGATCAGACGGCTGCGGGAACGCGCCGCGACCCCGGCCGACCGCCGGGCAGCGCCCTCCGCCGACATCGAAGTGGGCACGCCCGTAGCGGACTTCGAGACGGTGACCTCGGCAGGCGAGCACCTGATCCGGGCGGAACTCACCGAGGACACCTTGGTGGCGTTCTTCGCGCCGGGCTGCGCCCCCTGTGTAGAGAAGCTGCCCGGGTTCACCGCCCACGCCGCCGCCCGGCCCGGCGGGCGGCGGCGGGTCCTGGCTGCCGTCATCGGAGAACCGGCCGAGGCCAGGCAGTTCGCCGCACCCCTCACCGCCGTCGCCCGCGTGGTGATCGAGGAACCGGGAGGCGCCCTGAGCACAGCCTTCGCCGTACACGCCTACCCGACGATGCTGCGGGTCGCCCCGGACGCCGAAGGCCGCCTGGTGGTCACCTCCAACGCGGTCGACCTGCACCACCCGGCTGTGACGGCCGCATGAAACCCCTACGGCCGCCGAGCCCGGCGCAGCGCCGGGGACACCGCACGCCCACGCAGAGCGCACGCGCCGCGTCCGCACCGCCGCTGATCCTGGCCCGCTCGGCGTGTGCCCTGGTCGCGGCGGCAGCCCCCTTCCGGCTCGTCGGGTACGCCGCCCTCACCCTGACCGCGGCCGCGCTGCCGGTGGCGACGGCTTGGTTCACCAAACTCGCGGTCGACGCACTGACCGGCGCCGCCGGCCTTCAGCGCGTCATCTGGCCCGCGGCCGGGCTCGCCGTCGCCGGCTCGCCGTGGTGTTCTGCGCCGAACTCTCCCAGTACCTGCGGGCGCAGTTGAGCCGCGAGATCACCCTCACCGCACAAGACCGCCTCTACCGGGCGGTGGACGGATTCGTCGGCCTGCGCCGCCTGGAGGACCCCGCGTTCCTGGACCGGCTCCGCCTGGCCCAGCAGTCGGGCGGCACCTCGCCGGGGCAGGTCCTCGACGCGGTGCTCACCGCCGCCGGTTCCCTCCTGACCGTGACCGGATTCCTCCGGCTCGCTGCTCGTCATCAGCCCACTGATGACCCTGCTGGTGGCCGCGGCCGCACTGCCGGTGACGCCGCCGAACTGTGGCTGTCCCGGCTCAGGGCGCAGACCGCCTGGGACCTGGGCCCGCTCGAACGCCGCGAATTCTTCTACAGCACCCTGCTCTCCCGGATGGAGGCGGCCAAGGAGATACGGCTGTTCAACACCGGCACCTTCCTGCGGGGGCGCATGGTCGCCGACCGGCGGGCCGTCAACGAAGCGCGCAGCGCCGTCGACCGCAAAGAGCTCCGGGTGCAAACGGCCCTGGGCGTGCTCGCCGCCCTGGTCTCCGGCGGCGGCCTGCTGTGGCAGTGGCCGCGGCCCGGGACGGGCGGCTCTCCGTCGGCGACGTCACGGTCTTCCTCTCCGCCGCCACCGGCGTGCAAAGCTCCCTAGCCTCCCTGGCAACCGGGCTCGCCCGCGTCCACCAGGCACTGATGCTCTTCGACCACTACACGGCCGTCGTCGGGCCGGACCCGACCTGCCGGTCGCCGCCGCGCCCCGACGGCTTCCCGCCGCTGCCCACGGCATCGAGTTCAAAGACGTATGGTTCCGCTACTCCGACGACCACCCCTGGGTGCTGCGCGGCATCGACCTGTTCCTCCCGTGCGGCTCCTCTCTCGCCCTCGTCGGCCTGAACGGCGCAGGAAAGTCCACTCTGATCAAACTCCTCTGCCGCTTCTACGACCCCACGCGCGGAGCGGTGCTGTGGGACCGGCGTCGACCTGCGCGACTGCGACCCGGGCGAACTGCGCGACCCGGATCGGCGCGGTCTTCCAGACTACATGAACTACGACATGACCGCCGCCGAGAACATCGCCCTCGGCGACATCCGCACACTGGGCGACCACGCCCGCCTGGCAGCGGCGGCGACCCCGCCGGAATCGACGACCGCCTGACGGCCCTACCCCACCGGCTACGACACGCTGCTGTCACGGATCTTCTTCCCGGAACGGACCACAACGCCCCCCCAGACCGGTGTCGTCCTCTCCGGAGGCCAATGGCAGCGACTGGCGCTCGCCCGCGCCTTCCTCAGGGACCGACGCGACCTGATGATCCTCGACGAACCGTCCTCGGGCCTGGACGCCGAAGCCGAGGCCGAGATCCACTCCTCCCTGCGCCGACACCGCCAAGGACGCACCAGCCTGCTGATCTCACACCGACTGAGCACGGTCCGGGACGCGGACACGATCGCCGTGCTGCACCAAGGCAGGGTGACCGAGCTCGGCACACACAAAACGCTGACGACCGCCGGCGGCGAGTACGCCCGGCTCTTCACCCTCCAGGCATCCGGTTACAGCAATCGCGACGACGCCACCACGACAGGCGGGAGACGACTCTCGTGAGCACAGGCCGCAACGGCAGCCATTCTGGCCGCCCTCCTCCTACCCACGGGGGCAGCCACAGTACTGCTGCGCCACCGCTTCGTCGTCGTGACCGTGCGGGGCATGAGCATGACCCCCTCCTACCGCGACGGCGACCGGCTGCTCATCCACCGGGCCACCAGACCCGCCCGAGGCCGCGTACTCGTCATAGAACAACCACCCGCACGCAACCCTGGCCGAAACCTCCGCTACCGCGCCGCACGCGCCCGGCAACGCGGGCGGCCGCCACTGGCTGATCAAGCGGTGGTGGCAGCCCTCCCCGGTGACCCGGTGCCACAACCACTCCTGAAAGCCTCCGCCCCGCCCCACCCCGCCCCGGTACCGCAAGGGCACCTGGTCCTGCTCGGCGACAACCCCCGAACACAGCGTCGACTCACCGGCACTTCGGCTTCTACCCCTCCGAGCGGGTCCTGGGAGCAGTGGTGAGGCCGCTGCGCACGCCCACCCGGCCACCACCCCACGAGCCACTCCCTGAGCATGGCCGCACCCGTGACGGCACCGTGCCGACGAAGCACCGACAGCCGTAGACCGTGTCGGGGCTGGAGTGCTTGCCGCGCAACAGACTCCGAACGGCCGACGCGACAAGCACGAGACCCACCCCGAGTACCAGGCGCTCCCAGCAGGATGGAAGACGCCCTGCCCCAGCCCCTCTGGCACTCGACGGATGACGGAGCCTGACAGAAGACGACAACGCAGCCACAGCAGACAGGACTCGGACGAACGCCAGCGCAATGGCATACGCGGGTGGGGGGACGGGCGCGCGTGGTGTGCCGGTTGCCGAGGCGGCGGTGATCAGGCGGCCGGCAGACCGGTTCCCGACCACACGACCGAGTAACCCCACACAGCATCAAGGGCCAGCATTCTTCGCGCAAGCCGCACAGCGCCGCGGCGATGAGCAAAATTCCGGCGCACGCTCGGTGCCCAGCGCCCTGAGCCCTGCTCCGTCATCGAAGGCGTGTTCACGCCCCCTCGCGCACATGCGGCCCCCCGATCATGGGGCGCACGACAGCCACCCTCATGGATCCGGCGGACATGACCATTGCCGCTTCCAGGCGCGTATCCCGCGCTTACAATGTGCCGGCCATATCGAGCGGGTTCGGATCTCGGGCGGGGCTGAGAATTTGGCGACGGAGACTGCACCTGGCACGGTCATCGCCGACCGCTATGAACTGGTCCAACGGCTGGGCCACGGAGGCATGGGCGAGGTGTGGCAGGCCCGGGACCTGAGCCTGAACGTCGACGTCGCCATCAAGTCCATCCGGATGAAGACCCAGGACACCACCGAGCCGCGGCGCTCCGTCCTCGCGTACGCCCGCAAGGAGGCACAGCACGCCGCCGCGCTGCGCGACCATCCAAACATCGTCGCCGTCCACGACGTGGTCGAGCACGAGGGACTCCGTGGACGGTGATGCGGCTCGTGCGGGGACGGTCGGTTGCCGAGCTGTTGACCGACGAACCCGACGGGACTCACCATCGAGACGCTGGAGAACATCGCCCGCGGCGTGCTCGCCGCACTCGCGGCGGCGCACGAGGCCGGCATCACCATCGGGACATCAAGCCGGCCAACATCATGGTCACCGAAAGCGGCGACATCCTCGTCACGGACTTCGGTATCGCCAAGCACCAAGCCGACACCAAGATCACACCACAGGCGCGTCGTCGGCACAGCCGCGTATGTCGCCCCGGAGCGACTCAAAGGCGTGGAGAGCCCAGCGGGGGACCTGTGGTCATTAGGCGTGACTCTCTATCACGCGGCCACCGGAGTCTCCCCGTTCGACCGGAACACGATCTTGTCGACGATCCATGCCATCACCACGAGGAGCCCACCGAGCGGAGCCCGCCGGCCCTCTGGCCCCGGCCATCATGGCGTTGCTGGACAAGACCCAAAGACCCGGCCCGGTATCGACGCCGTGCTGCGCATGCTGGACGGCACGCCGGCGCCGGGGAAGACCAAGCTGCTGACGACGACGCAGACCCGCCCGACCCCCCGCTCCAACCCGGCGCTGTCATTGATCGGCGTCGCAGCAGCCGGACTGCTGGCCTTCGCCATCGCCACACAGTTCCGCGGGCAAGACCACCCGCCCGAGAAAGCAGCACCGCCGCCGGCAAGTACGGCGGACACCACAGCCTCGTTGCCCACGCCCTCCCCGACTCCCACCCCCTCGGCCTCCACAAGCCTCACCCCGGGGCCGGACGCGAGCGCGTGCACCGCCGCGGTGAACACCGCCGGCAACGCCCTGCAGCTCTCGGGCATCGCTCTGAGCGATACCAACCGCTCGAAGGCCGACAGAGCCCATGACGGCAGCGCGGCCCTGCGCGACGGGGCCGACCAGATCTCGGAACTGGCCGACCACGCCACGGTGCCGGCGGTCAAGGCAAAGCTGCGCAACCTGGCTGCTGATCTGCGCACCCAGGCCGCCGGACTCGACGCCCAGCTCCCCGGAATCCAGGACGGCCGCCTCATCAACACCAAAGCCACTGATCTCGCGATGAAGCAGATGAGGAAGGACGCGGGGGATCTGAAGGGCCTCTGCTGGAAGTGAGGCATTCGCGGCCCGTGACCCGCAGCCCATGTCGTTGATCTCGTAGACACGCACGTAGGGGTGGAAATGACACAGCAAAAGAAGCTCGGCCTGATCGTTACTGGCGTGGCCGCCGCGGTGGCGATCGGCGTGGGGCGGCCATAGGACTCAGCGGCGGGGACGACAAGCGGGACGCCGACGAGGGAAGCCGGCCGCGAAAGGGCCCGCCTACTGCACGGGCGGCGCCGGGAGCTGGGATGAACGCACGGGCATGTGCGGTATCAACCATGTGGCCGGGTGCCAGCACTCGAAACAGATGGCGGAGCTCAACATCAAGCTAGTCAAGGAGAACCCCATCGGATCCTCCGGATATGGCGGCGACACTCCCGTGATTCCGTTGCTGAAGCAGCTGAAGACGCTGACCGACAAGGAACTGGACCAACCACACATCCCCGCCCCGATCAAGTCCGCCCTGCAGCAAGAAGCCGGGCTTCTTGCTGCAGGGCGGACTTGATCGGGGCGGGGATGTGTGGTTGGTCCAGTTCCTTGTCGGTCAGCGTCTTCAGCTGCTTCAGCAACGGAATCACGGGAGTGTCGCCGCCATATCCGGAGGATCCGATGGGGTTCTCCTTGACTAGCTTGATGTTGAGCTCCGCCATCTGTTTCGAGTGCTGGCACCCGGCCACATGGTTGATACCGCACATGCCCGTGCGTTCATCCCAGCTCCCGGCGCCGCCCGTGCAGTAGGCGGGCCCTTTCGCGGCCGGCTTCCCCTCGTCGGCGTCCCGCTTGTCGTCCCCGCCGCTGAGTCCTATGGCCGCCCCCACGCCGATCGCCACCGCGGCGGCCACGCCAGTAACGATCAGGCCGAGCTTCTTTTGCTGTGTCATTTCCACCCCTACGTGCGTGTCTACGAGATCAACGACATGGGCTGCGGGTCACGGGCCGCGAATGCCTCACTTCCAGCAGAGGCCCTTCAGATCCCCCGCGTCCTTCCTCATCTGCTTCATCGCGAGATCAGTGGCTTTGGTGTTGATGAGGCGGCCGTCCTGGATTCCGGGGAGCTGGGCGTCGAGTCCGGCGGCCTGGGTGCGCAGATCAGCAGCCAGGTTGCGCAGCTTTGCCTTGACCGCCGGCACCGTGGCGTGGTCGGCCAGTTCCGAGATCTGGTCGGCCCCGTCGCGCAGGGCCGCGCTGCCGTCATGGGCTCTGTCGGCCTTCGAGCGGTTGGTATCGCTCAGAGCGATGCCCGAGAGCTGCAGGGCGTTGCCGGCGGTGTTCACCGCGGCGGTGCACGCGCTCGCGTCCGGCCCCGGGGTGAGGCTTGTGGAGGCCGAGGGGGTGGGAGTCGGGGAGGGCGTGGGCAACGAGGCTGTGGTGTCCGCCGTACTTGCCGGCGGCGGTGCTGCTTTCTCGGGCGGGTGGTCTTGCCCGCGGAACTGTGTGGCGATGGCGAAGGCCAGCAGTCCGGCTGCTGCGACGCCGATCAATGACAGCGCCGGTTGGAGCCAGGGGGGTCGCGGGCGGGTCTGCGTCGTCGTCAGCAGCTTGGTCTTCCCCGGCGCCGGCGTGCCGTCCAGCATGCGCAGCACGGCGTCGATACCGGGCCGGGTCTTTGGGTCCTTGTCCAGCAACGCCATGATGGCCGGGGCCAGAGGGCCGGCGGGCTCCGGCTCGGTGGGCTCCTCGTGGGTGATGGCATGGATCGTCGACAAGATCGTGTTCCGGTCGAACGGGGAGACTCCGGTGGCCGCGTGATAGAGAGTCACGCCTAATGACCACAGGTCCCCCGCTGGGCTCTCCACGCCTTTGAGTCGCTCCGGGGCGACATACGCGGCTGTGCCGACGACCGCGCCTGTGGTGGTGATCTTGGTGTCGGCTTGGTGCTTGGCGATACCGAAGTCCGTGACGAGGATGTCGCCGCTTTCGGTGACCATGATGTTGGCCGGCTTGATGTCCCGATGGGTGATGCCGGCCTCGTGCGCCGCCGCGAGTGCGGCGAGCACGCCGCGGGCGATGTTCTCCAGCGTCTCGATGGTGAGTCCGTCGGGTTCGTCGGTCAACAGCTCGGCAACCGACCGTCCCCGCACGAGCCGCATCACCGTCCACGGCAGTCCCTCGTGCTCGACCACGTCGTGGACGGCGACGATGTTTGGATGGTCGCGCAGCGCGGCGGCGTGCTGTGCCTCCTTGCGGGCGTACGCGAGGACGGAGCGCCGCGGCTCGGTGGTGTCCTGGGTCTTCATCCGGATGGACTTGATGGCGACGTCGACGTTCAGGCTCAGGTCCCGGGCCTGCCACACCTCGCCCATGCCTCCGTGGCCCAGCCGTTGGACCAGTTCATAGCGGTCGGCGATGACCGTGCCAGGTGCAGTCTCCGTCGCCAAATTCTCAGCCCCGCCCCGAGATCCGACACCGCTCGATATGGCCGGCACATTGTAAGCGCGGGATACGCGCCTGGAAGCGGCAATGGTCATGTCCGCCGGATCCATGAGGTGGCTGTCGTGCGCCCCATGATCGGGGGCCGCACTGTGCGCGAGGGGGCGTGAACACGCCTTCGATGACGGAGCAGGGCTCAGGGCGCTGGGCACCGAGCGTGCGCCGGAATTTTGCTCATCGCCGCGGCGCTGTGCGGCTGCGCGAAGATGCTGGCCCTTGATGCTGTGTGGGGTTACTCGGTCGTGTGGTCGGGAACCGGTCTGCCGGCCGCCTGATCACCGCCGCCTCGGCAACCGGCACACCACGCGCGCCCGTCCCCCCACCCGCGTATGCCATTGCGCTGGCGTTCGTCCGAGTCCTGTCTGCTGTGGCTGCGTTGTCGTCTTCTGTCAGGCTCCGTCATCCGTCGAGTGCCAGAGGGGCTGGGGCAGGGCGTCTCCATCCTGCTGGGAGCGCCTGGTACTCGGGGTGGGTCTCGTGCTTGTCGCGTCGGCCGTTCGGAGTCTGTTGCGCGGCAAGCACTCCAGCCCCGACACGGTCTACGGCTGTCGGTGCTTCGTCGGCACGGTGCCCGTCACGGGTGCGGCCATGCTCAGGGAGTGGCTCGGTGGGGTGGTGGCCGGGTGGGCGTGCGCAGCGGCCTCACCACTGCTCCCAGGACCCGCTCGGAGGGGTAGAAGCCGAAGTGCCGTGAGTCGACGCTGTGTTCGGGGTTGTCGCCGAGCAGGACCAGGTGCCCTTGCGGTACCGGGGCGGGGTGGGGCGGGGCGGAGGCTTTCAGGAGTGGTTGTGGCACCGGGTCACCGGGGAGGGCTGCCACACGCTTGATCAGCCAGTGGCGGCCGCCCGCGTTGCCGGGCCGCGTGCGGCGCGGTAGCGGAGGTTTCGGCCAGGGGTTGCGTGCGGGTGGTTGTTCTATGACGAGTACGCGGCCTCGGGCGGGTCTGGTGGCCCGGTGGATGAGCAGCCGGTCGCCGTCGCGGTAGGAGGGGGTCATGCTCATGCCCCGCACGGTCACGACGACGAAGCGGTGGCGCAGCAGTACTGTGGCTGCCCCCGTGGGTAGGAGGAGGGCGGCCAGAATGGCTGCCGTTGCGCCTGTGCTCACGAGAGTCGTCTCCCGCCTGTCGTGGTGGCGTCGTCGCGATTGCTGTAACCGGATGCCTGGAGGGTGAAGAGCCGGGCGTACTCGCCGCCGGCGGTCGTCAGCGTTTTGTGTGTGCCGAGCTCGGTCACCCTGCCTTGGTGCAGCACGGCGATCGTGTCCGCGTCCCGGACCGTGCTCAGTCGGTGTGAGATCAGCAGGCTGGTGCGTCCTTGGCGGTGTCGGCGCAGGGAGGAGTGGATCTCGGCCTCGGCTTCGGCGTCCAGGCCCGAGGACGGTTCGTCGAGGATCATCAGGTCGCGTCGGTCCCTGAGGAAGGCGCGGGCGAGCGCCAGTCGCTGCCATTGGCCTCCGGAGAGGACGACACCGGTCTGGGGGGGCGTTGTGGTCCGTTCCGGCGAAGAAGATCCGTGACAGCAGCGTGTCGTAGCCGTGGGGTAGGGCCGTCAGGCGGTCGTCGATTCCGGCGCGGGTCGCCGCCGCTGCCAGGCGGGCGTGGTCGCCCAGTGTGCGGATGTCGCCGAGGGCGATGTTCTCGGCGGCGGTCATGTCGTAGTTCATGTAGTCCTGGAAGACCGCGCCGATCCGGTCGCGCAGTTCGCCCGGGTCGCAGTCGCGCAGGTCGACGCCGTCCCACAGCACCGCTCCGCGCGTGGGGTCGTAGAAGCGGCAGAGGAGTTTGATCAGAGTGGACTTTCCTGCGCCGTTCAGGCCGACGAGGGCGAGAGAGGAGCCGCACGGAAGGAACAGGTCGATGCCGCGCAGCACCCAGGGGTGGTCGTCGGAGTAGCGGAACCATACGTCTTTGAACTCGATGCCGTGGCGCAGCGCGGGAAGCCGTCGGGGCGCGGCGGCGACCGGCAGGTCGGGTCCGGCCCCGACGACG
The sequence above is a segment of the Streptomyces lydicus genome. Coding sequences within it:
- a CDS encoding MauE/DoxX family redox-associated membrane protein: MPTTAYLATGLRCLIGTVVLLALCGKTTRNGGFRAFVSSLHGLRLLPARYARPAAVAVIAGEGAVVIVLALPWQAAAAWGFCLAAALLAVLTAGVGLALRRGARAPCRCFGGTAKPLGGHHLLRNVLLAGLALLGAVISAAPPPPAHPAGTALAAVAGVVLGGLIAVLDELIAFFRPAVAPQRR
- a CDS encoding TlpA family protein disulfide reductase, which gives rise to MPFLTAAVVLVGALCVLDLVLTIGVIRRLRERAATPADRRAAPSADIEVGTPVADFETVTSAGEHLIRAELTEDTLVAFFAPGCAPCVEKLPGFTAHAAARPGGRRRVLAAVIGEPAEARQFAAPLTAVARVVIEEPGGALSTAFAVHAYPTMLRVAPDAEGRLVVTSNAVDLHHPAVTAA
- a CDS encoding S24 family peptidase translates to MRHRFVVVTVRGMSMTPSYRDGDRLLIHRATRPARGRVLVIEQPPARNPGRNLRYRAARARQRGRPPLADQAVVAALPGDPVPQPLLKASAPPHPAPVPQGHLVLLGDNPRTQRRLTGTSASTPPSGSWEQW
- a CDS encoding protein kinase domain-containing protein, which produces MATETAPGTVIADRYELVQRLGHGGMGEVWQARDLSLNVDVAIKSIRMKTQDTTEPRRSVLAYARKEAQHAAALRDHPNIVAVHDVVEHEGLRGR
- a CDS encoding protein kinase domain-containing protein; the encoded protein is MDPADMTIAASRRVSRAYNVPAISSGVGSRGGAENLATETAPGTVIADRYELVQRLGHGGMGEVWQARDLSLNVDVAIKSIRMKTQDTTEPRRSVLAYARKEAQHAAALRDHPNIVAVHDVVEHEGLPWTVMRLVRGRSVAELLTDEPDGLTIETLENIARGVLAALAAAHEAGITHRDIKPANIMVTESGDILVTDFGIAKHQADTKITTTGAVVGTAAYVAPERLKGVESPAGDLWSLGVTLYHAATGVSPFDRNTILSTIHAITHEEPTEPEPAGPLAPAIMALLDKDPKTRPGIDAVLRMLDGTPAPGKTKLLTTTQTRPRPPWLQPALSLIGVAAAGLLAFAIATQFRGQDHPPEKAAPPPASTADTTASLPTPSPTPTPSASTSLTPGPDASACTAAVNTAGNALQLSGIALSDTNRSKADRAHDGSAALRDGADQISELADHATVPAVKAKLRNLAADLRTQAAGLDAQLPGIQDGRLINTKATDLAMKQMRKDAGDLKGLCWK
- a CDS encoding S26 family signal peptidase; protein product: MKPLRPPSPAQRRGHRTPTQSARAASAPPLILARSACALVAAAAPFRLVGYAALTLTAAALPVATAWFTKLAVDALTGAAGLQRVIWPAAGLAVAGLAVVFCAELSQYLRAQLSREITLTAQDRLYRAVDGFVGLRRLEDPAFLDRLRLAQQSGGTSPGQVLDAVLTAAGSLLTVTGFLGSLLVISPLMTLLVAAAALPVTAAELWLSRLRAQTAWDLGPLERREFFYSTLLSRMEAAKEIRLFNTGTFLRGRMVADRRAVNEARSAVDRKELRVQTALGVLAALVSGGGLLWAVAAARDGRLSVGDVTVFLSAATGVQSSLASLATGLARVHQALMLFDHYTAVVGAGPDLPVAAAPRRLPALRHGIEFKDVWFRYSDDHPWVLRGIDLFLPCGSSLALVGLNGAGKSTLIKLLCRFYDPTRGAVLWDGVDLRDCDPGELRDRIGAVFQDYMNYDMTAAENIALGDIRTLGDHARLAAAATRAGIDDRLTALPHGYDTLLSRIFFAGTDHNAPPDRCRPLRRPMAATGARPRLPQGPTRPDDPRRTVLGPGRRSRGRDPLLPAPTPPRTHQPADLTPTEHGPGRGHDRRAAPRQGDRARHTQNADDRRRRVRPALHPPGIRLQQSRRRHHDRRETTLVSTGATAAILAALLLPTGAATVLLRHRFVVVTVRGMSMTPSYRDGDRLLIHRATRPARGRVLVIEQPPARNPWPKPPLPRRTRPGNAGGRHWLIKRVAALPGDPVPQPLLKASAPPHPAPVPQGHLVLLGDNPEHSVDSRHFGFYPSERVLGAVVRPLRTPTRPPPHRATP